GACCCGACATTTCACCGGCGATCGGGGCCTGCATGCTCTTCATCTTGTCCTTGATGAGCGAGTGCCCGGTCTTCCACATCACCGCCTGCCCGCCGGCCTTCTCGATGGCGTCGGTGAGCGCCTGCGAACACTTCACGTCGAAGATGATGGGCTGCCCGACGCCGGTGCGCGCCAGGACGTCGCGCGCGTACAGAATGAGGATGTGGTCGCCCCAGATGATGCGACCCTGCGCGTCCACCACACCGATGCGGTCCGCGTCGCCGTCGAATGCCACACCCAGTTCGGCGCCGTGCGCGCGCACGGCGGCAATGCAGTCCTCGAGATTCTCGGGGACAGTGGGGTCCGGGTGGTGGTTGGGGAAGGTGCCATCGCTCTCGGTGAACAGACCGATGCCCTGCACACCAAGCGCCTGCATGAGCTGCGGGGCGACGAGGGCGCCCGCGCCGTTGCCACAATCGTACACCACCTTGAGCGGGGTGCCATCAGGATGCGCGAGCGGTCCGATGCGCGCCGCGATGTCCGCAACGTAGCGATCGATGACCTCTACATGCCGCACCTGGCCCTGCCCCGCCGGATGCGCGCCGGCCACGATGTAGCCGTAGAGCGTCTGGATGTCGGCACCGTGGAGTGATCCCGTGCCCAGGCACATCTTGAATCCGTTGTACTCCGGCGGATTGTGTGACCCGGTAATCTGGATGCCACCAACCACCGGCTCATGATGCAGCGACCAGTAGAGCAACGGCGTGGGCACCACACCGATGTCCACCACGTCCACGCCGCATTCGGTCAAACCGCGAACCAGCGCATCGCGCAGCGCCGTGCCGCTGGGCCGATTGTCACGTCCCACCGCCACCGCACCCGCGATCCCGCGCGCGGCGAGCAGCGTGGCGTAGCCACGACCGATGCCGTATGCGACCTCCTCCGTCAGGTCCTCTCCCACGATGCCGCGTACGTCGTACTGCCGGAAGATGGTCTGGCTGATGCTCACGATTGGCTCAGTTGGATTTGCGGAACCGGACAGGCCGGAGCACCTGCGCTCCGGCCTCCAGAGACAAACTACTCAGCGCGGCTCAGCGCGCGACGCTCGCCGCCTGAACCCGTGCCGGCGCCCCGCGCTCCGGGACCGGTGCGGCGGGCGTGTTGCCGCTGGTGATGGCCAACTGCGCCAGACGCGTCACCGGCGTGGGATACATGCCGAAGAACAGCAGCAGGGCGGCGGTGGCCGCGATGAGCGAATGCGACAGCACCGACATGGAGGCAAGTGGCTGGTCCGCCGGGCGCGGCCTCATGAACATGGCAGCCACCACGCCCAGATAATACGCGGCCGATACCGCGCTCGTGACCACCAGGACCACCGCCAGGATGGTCTGCGGCGCCGGCGCCTGCAGCGCGGCCTGCAGCACATACCACTTGGCGAAGAACCCCATACCGCCCACCAGCGGCATGCCCATGAAGGCGAGCAGGAACACGGCCATGGCGCTGGCCAGCCATGGCCGCTCGAGCCAGAGGCCGGACACGTCGTCCAGCGTCAGGCTGCGATCACGACCATTGTTGACGACAATGAGCACGCCAAAGGCGCCCATCGTGGCCAGCGTGTACGACACCATGTAGAAGACGAGCGCCGAGGTCGACGCGGGGGTGGCCACCACCAGTGCGACCAGCAGGTAGCCGGCATGCGCAATGCTCGAATACGCCATCATGCGCACGAGGTTCTTCTGCGACAGGGCGAACACGTTGCCCACCACCATCGTGGCAACCGCCAGCCACCAGAGGCTGCTGTGCCAGCGCGGCGCCGCAGCGGCCAGCGACTCCACCAGCACACGCGCAAACACCGCAAACGCCGCCGTCTTCACCGTGGCCGACATGTAGGCCGCGATGGGCAATGGCGCGCCGTCGTAGACATCCGGTGTCCAGAAGTGGAACGGCGCGGCGGCCACCTTGAAGCCAAAGCCGACGAACAGCAGCGCGATGCCCACCACAAAGACCGGAGAGAACGTGGCCTGCGCGGCGGCCCACTGCCCAATGTCCTCGAGGCGCGTGCTGCCAGTGGCGCCGTACAGCAGCGCGACGCCGTACAACAGGAACCCACTCGAGACCGCACCCAGCAGGAAGTACTTGATGGCGGACTCGGCGCCGCGCGCGCTGCGCCGGTTGAGGCCGGCCAACACGTATACCGCCAGTGACATGAGTTCGATGCCGAGGAACACGAACATCAGATCGCGCGCGGCCGCCAGCACCATCATGCCGACGGTGGCGAGGATGATGAGCACCGGCACCTCGGGGCTGTAGGCCCCGCTGCGCTGGTGATCGATCTCCACCAAACCAAGCGTGAGGATGGTGCCGAGCAAGAGCACGAAGTCCACGGCCCAGCGGAACCCGTCTCCGGCAATCCGCCCGTCGGGGGTGCCTCCGACGCCGTCACCCCAGGCGATGGCCACCACGAGGGCGGCCATGAGGCAGAGGGCCGTACCGAAGCGCGTGATCGCGATGGTACGCTCGGCCCCTTCAGCCGAAGTGGCAGCGACCTGCTGCGGCTTCCAGACGGCGGCCAGCAGCATGGCCATGGCCCCGGCCGACAACAGCAACTCGGGGGCAAGGGCCTGCAGAATGGCGCCGGCGTTCATGACATCCGTCATCCGTCAACGTCCCAGCGAAACAGGGGGAGTGGGCGCCGGGGCGTTGGGCCCGAAGCGCACCGCTTCAATGAGACTTTGGGTGGGGCGATCGAGGCGCTTGAGCACGGGAGCCGGCGCCACACCCACCGCCACGATGCCTGCGGCCAACACAACCAGTGCGGCGCGCTCGTGGAATCCGAGATCGCGGAGCGTGGCGTGGCGTTCGGCGTCGAACGGACCGAACAACACACCTTGCAGCGCCTTGAGCCCATAGGCCGCAGCGAACACCACACCCGTGGTGGCAACGACGGCCAGCACCGGGAACTCCGCGTAGGTGCCGATGAGCACAAGGAACTCACCCACGAACCCGGCGGTGCCAGGCAGCGCCACCGTGGACAGCATCGCCACAACCAGCATGGTAGCCAGCATCGGTGTGCGTCGCGCCATGCCACCGAAGGCGTCGAGCGACGTGCTGCCCGTGCGATCCTCCAGCATGCCGGCCACCAGGAACAGCGCCGAGGTGGCAAGGCCGCTGTTCACGATGCTCATCACCGCCCCTTCAACGCTCTGCTGGGTGAGCGTGAAGCAGCCCAGCATGATGAAGCCGAGGTGACTGATGGAGCTGTAGGAGATGAGTCGCTTGAGATCCTTCTGTGCCATCGCCACGAGGGCGCCGTACACGATGGACACCACGCTGAGCACGAGGATGACCATGCGCACCGTGTCGTGCGTGGCCGCCGCCGGAAACAGCGGGATGGCGAAGCGCAGTATCGCATACGCGCCGACCTTGAGGCCGAGCGTCACCGAGGCAAAGGTTGGCGCCACCTGCTGCGCATCGGGCAACCAGGTGTGGAACGGGAACAGCGCCGACTTGACGCCGAAGGCCGCGAAGAACGCGCCGAACATGAGCAGCTGCGCCGTCGGCGACAGCGTGAGCGTGCTCAGCGCATCCAGGTGCATCGAACTGCCGTCGCCCACCGACCACAGGGCGATGATGGCCACCAGCATGAGCAGCGAACCCACCAACGTGAACAACACGTAGCGCAGACTCGCGCGCGTGTTGCCTGCCGTGCTCCAGACACCCACCAGGAGGTACGTGGGAATGAGCATCAACTCCCACGCGAGGTAGAACACCAGCAGGTCGAGCGCCACGAACACGCCCATCAGACCGCTGGTAAGCAGCAGCGCCAGCGCGCCGAAGGCCGGCGTCCGGACACGCACGTTGTCCCACGACGCAATGAATGCCACCGGCAGCACCACACCGGTCATGAGCACCAGGGGCAGCGACAAACCGTCCACACCGAGGCTGACTGTGGAGCCGAAGTCGGGCAACCACGGCAAATCCCACCGGGCCTGCCAGCCATCACGTGCGGGATCGAACACGCCCCACAGGGCAAGTGTCAGAAGCCCTTCCACCACCAGCGCAGCGGCCGTCAGCGTGCGGGCGTCCGGCCCACCACTCGGCGCTTCCGTGCCGAGCCGTTCGCGCGAGGTGTCGCAACCAAGCAGACGCACGAGGACGGCGGCGACCACCGGCCAGCCGATGAGCACCGGCAACACCCAGCGATCCACACCCAACGAAACCAGGAAGTCATGCATGATGTGCGCGCCTCAGCTCAGCGAAAGGGCGGAGATGAGCACGATGGCTCCGGCAGCAAGCAGCCAGGCATACTTGCCGGCATCGCCGTCCTGCAGCTTGGTGCCAACCAGCGAGGCCGTGCGCGTGAGCAGCGACCCACCGGCCGAGAGCCCGCCGTCGACGCCACGCTCCACTCCACGCGTCAGCACCGCGTCGGCCAGGCCACGCACGGGGCGCACAATGACCGCGTTGACGATGTCGTCCACACCATAGGCACGCGCCAGCAGCGAACGATCCTCCGGGGAATTGGCCTTGTCGGCCTGCGGTCGACGAAACACGACGAGTGCCACGGCAATGCCCACCAGGGCAATGGCAATGGCAATGGCCACGAGCACCAGCTCCGTCGCATGATCCACATGCGCGTTGGGGCCAGCCAGTTGTGCGGCGCTCGCACCGGTAACGGGTGCCAGCCACTTGTCGAGCAGTCCCACCGGACCCATGGGCAGCAGCGACGGCAGATTGAGCCATCCACCACCCACCGTGAGCACCGCGAGCACCAGCACCGGCGCGGTCATGATGAGCGGGGCCTCGTGCAGCGCCGCGCGCTCCCCTTCCCCGGTGCGATTCTCGCCGAAGAAGGTCAGGACCAGCATGCGCGTCATGTAGATGGCCGTCAGCAGCGCGGTGACGAGGCCGATGCCATACACCACGTACAGCAGCGTGGTGCCGGGAATGCCGAGCAGCGTGGCCGAGGCCAGCGGCGAACCGTGCGCCCGGGCGAAGACCGAGGCCAGGATTTCGTCCTTCGAGAAGAAACCGGCGAGCGGCGGCACGCCGGCAATGGCGGCCGTGGCCAGCGCCATCGCGCCGGCAGTGGCCGGCATGTAGCGCGCGAGGCCGCCCATGTTGCGCAGATCCTGCGGATCCTCGTCACGGTGCGTGTGGTGATACGCGTGATGCATGGCGTGAATCACCGAACCGGCGCCCAGAAAGAGCAGCGCCTTGAAGAACGCATGCGTGACCAGATGAAAGACGCCGGCGGTGTACGCCCCCACCCCGACCGCCATGAACATGTAACCGAGCTGCGAGACGGTGGAGTAGGCCAGCACCTTCTTGATGTCCCACTGGCGCAGGGCAATCGTGGCGGCAAACAGCGCCGTCAGCGCGCCCACGGTGGCCACCACCAGCGAAGCCTCCGGTGCACCGGCAAAAATCGGCGCCGCGCGGGCGACGAGGTAGACGCCGGCCGTCACCATGGTGGCGGCATGAATCAGTGCCGACACGGGCGTTGGGCCTGCCATGGCGTCAGGCAACCAGATGTACAGCGGCAGCTGCGCACTCTTGCCCGCGCAGCCGACAAACAGCATGAGCGCGATGGCCAACACGACGGGCGTTCCCGCCATCGGCGTGAGCGCTGCGTGCGCCCCGGCGAAGTCGAGATGCTGCGTGGTGCTCCAGATCAGGAACATGGCCACGAGGAAACCGAAGTCACCCACGCGATTGACCACGAAGGCCTTGTTGCCGGCTTCCACATTGGCGCGCTCGCCGAACCAGAAGCCGATGAGCAGGTAGGACGCGAGCCCCACGCCTTCCCAGCCCACAAACATCACGGCGTAGCTGCCGCCGAGGACCAGCACCAGCATGAAGACCACAAAGAGGTTGAGATACGCGAAGTAGCGCGCGTAGCCCGGGTCCTCCTTCATGTACCCGATCGAAAACAGATGAATGAGCGAGCCCACGCCGGTAATGACCAGCACCATCAGCATGGAGAGCTGATCGAGCTGGAAACTCCAGTCGATCACCAGATTGCCCACGGGCATCCACTGGCCGAGCGACACAATGGCTGGACCACTCATGCCCACGCGCATGCGCATGAACAGCGCAATGGCGAGAGCGAAGGCGGCGATGATGACACCGGGGCCAATGAGCGTGACGAGCGGATGGCGCGCGGTACTGGGCGCGTCGGCCCCCGGCTCCGCGCGGCGCGTGACGGCGATCAGGCCGTTCGCCACGAAGCCCAGGAGGGGCAGCAGAATGAGCAGGGGCAGCAGGGCAGCAATCATCCGCGGAGCGCCCGGAGCGAGGACAGGTCCACCGTGCCGTAATGCCGGAAGATGGAGATGATGATGGCGAGCCCGATGGCCGCTTCAGCCGCCGCCACGGTCATGACCATGATCACGAACACCTGACCGGTCACGTTGTGCAGCTTGGCGAACGCCACAAAGCTGAGGTTCACGGCGTTGAGCATGAGCTCTGCGCACATGAACAGGATGATGGCGTTGCGACGGGTCAGCACGCCGACCACGCCAATCGCGAAGAGAATCGCGGAGACGATAAGGGCTTCGGTGATCATGACTGTACCCGCTTCTTGGCCAGCAGCACGGCGCCCACGACGGCCACGAGCAGCACCACGCTCGTCAGCTCGAAGGCCACCAGATAGTCGGTGAAGAGCGACGCGGCCACCGGCGTGACCACGTTGTCCGAGGCCTGTGCCGACTCGAGCCGCGGAAAGCGCTGGCGCTGCACGACGAGCAGGTTGGCCAACAGCGCGAGTCCCACGAACCCGGCCCCGAGTCGCGC
The Gemmatimonas sp. UBA7669 genome window above contains:
- a CDS encoding phosphomannomutase/phosphoglucomutase, which produces MSQTIFRQYDVRGIVGEDLTEEVAYGIGRGYATLLAARGIAGAVAVGRDNRPSGTALRDALVRGLTECGVDVVDIGVVPTPLLYWSLHHEPVVGGIQITGSHNPPEYNGFKMCLGTGSLHGADIQTLYGYIVAGAHPAGQGQVRHVEVIDRYVADIAARIGPLAHPDGTPLKVVYDCGNGAGALVAPQLMQALGVQGIGLFTESDGTFPNHHPDPTVPENLEDCIAAVRAHGAELGVAFDGDADRIGVVDAQGRIIWGDHILILYARDVLARTGVGQPIIFDVKCSQALTDAIEKAGGQAVMWKTGHSLIKDKMKSMQAPIAGEMSGHMFFTEGFHGHDDALYAAARLLRILADSGKRIDELLADVPPFVSTPEIRIDTDEATKFAIMSRAVPHFTASHDVIDVDGVRVLFGDGWGLLRASNTQPVIVARYEARSPERLAEIRGVMEGWLRAQGVSV
- a CDS encoding NADH-quinone oxidoreductase subunit N translates to MTDVMNAGAILQALAPELLLSAGAMAMLLAAVWKPQQVAATSAEGAERTIAITRFGTALCLMAALVVAIAWGDGVGGTPDGRIAGDGFRWAVDFVLLLGTILTLGLVEIDHQRSGAYSPEVPVLIILATVGMMVLAAARDLMFVFLGIELMSLAVYVLAGLNRRSARGAESAIKYFLLGAVSSGFLLYGVALLYGATGSTRLEDIGQWAAAQATFSPVFVVGIALLFVGFGFKVAAAPFHFWTPDVYDGAPLPIAAYMSATVKTAAFAVFARVLVESLAAAAPRWHSSLWWLAVATMVVGNVFALSQKNLVRMMAYSSIAHAGYLLVALVVATPASTSALVFYMVSYTLATMGAFGVLIVVNNGRDRSLTLDDVSGLWLERPWLASAMAVFLLAFMGMPLVGGMGFFAKWYVLQAALQAPAPQTILAVVLVVTSAVSAAYYLGVVAAMFMRPRPADQPLASMSVLSHSLIAATAALLLFFGMYPTPVTRLAQLAITSGNTPAAPVPERGAPARVQAASVAR
- a CDS encoding complex I subunit 4 family protein, producing the protein MHDFLVSLGVDRWVLPVLIGWPVVAAVLVRLLGCDTSRERLGTEAPSGGPDARTLTAAALVVEGLLTLALWGVFDPARDGWQARWDLPWLPDFGSTVSLGVDGLSLPLVLMTGVVLPVAFIASWDNVRVRTPAFGALALLLTSGLMGVFVALDLLVFYLAWELMLIPTYLLVGVWSTAGNTRASLRYVLFTLVGSLLMLVAIIALWSVGDGSSMHLDALSTLTLSPTAQLLMFGAFFAAFGVKSALFPFHTWLPDAQQVAPTFASVTLGLKVGAYAILRFAIPLFPAAATHDTVRMVILVLSVVSIVYGALVAMAQKDLKRLISYSSISHLGFIMLGCFTLTQQSVEGAVMSIVNSGLATSALFLVAGMLEDRTGSTSLDAFGGMARRTPMLATMLVVAMLSTVALPGTAGFVGEFLVLIGTYAEFPVLAVVATTGVVFAAAYGLKALQGVLFGPFDAERHATLRDLGFHERAALVVLAAGIVAVGVAPAPVLKRLDRPTQSLIEAVRFGPNAPAPTPPVSLGR
- the nuoL gene encoding NADH-quinone oxidoreductase subunit L, translated to MIAALLPLLILLPLLGFVANGLIAVTRRAEPGADAPSTARHPLVTLIGPGVIIAAFALAIALFMRMRVGMSGPAIVSLGQWMPVGNLVIDWSFQLDQLSMLMVLVITGVGSLIHLFSIGYMKEDPGYARYFAYLNLFVVFMLVLVLGGSYAVMFVGWEGVGLASYLLIGFWFGERANVEAGNKAFVVNRVGDFGFLVAMFLIWSTTQHLDFAGAHAALTPMAGTPVVLAIALMLFVGCAGKSAQLPLYIWLPDAMAGPTPVSALIHAATMVTAGVYLVARAAPIFAGAPEASLVVATVGALTALFAATIALRQWDIKKVLAYSTVSQLGYMFMAVGVGAYTAGVFHLVTHAFFKALLFLGAGSVIHAMHHAYHHTHRDEDPQDLRNMGGLARYMPATAGAMALATAAIAGVPPLAGFFSKDEILASVFARAHGSPLASATLLGIPGTTLLYVVYGIGLVTALLTAIYMTRMLVLTFFGENRTGEGERAALHEAPLIMTAPVLVLAVLTVGGGWLNLPSLLPMGPVGLLDKWLAPVTGASAAQLAGPNAHVDHATELVLVAIAIAIALVGIAVALVVFRRPQADKANSPEDRSLLARAYGVDDIVNAVIVRPVRGLADAVLTRGVERGVDGGLSAGGSLLTRTASLVGTKLQDGDAGKYAWLLAAGAIVLISALSLS
- the nuoK gene encoding NADH-quinone oxidoreductase subunit NuoK encodes the protein MITEALIVSAILFAIGVVGVLTRRNAIILFMCAELMLNAVNLSFVAFAKLHNVTGQVFVIMVMTVAAAEAAIGLAIIISIFRHYGTVDLSSLRALRG